The DNA sequence TCGAGCTCGATGCGCTCCGGGATGTGCGTCGCCTCGACCTCGAGCAGAACCGTGTTCGCGTCCTGCGTGGCGACGGTGCCCGCGGCGGGCTCGCCGATGACGGTGACCGGGACGTCGACCTGGATCTTCTCGCCCTTCTTCACCACGAGCAGGTCGATGTGCTCGATGATCTGGTGCACGGGATCCTTCTGGACGTCCTTGACCAGCGTGAGCTGCTGCGTGCCGTCGAGCTCGAGTTCGAGGACGGCGTTCGCGCGACGGATGAGCAGCGCGACCTGGTGGCCGGGCAGCGCCACGTGCACGGGCGTGGTGCCGTGACCGTAGATGACGGCGGGGATCTTGCCGGCGGCGCGCAGGCGGCGGGCGAAGCCCTTGCCGAAGTTCTCGCGCGTCTCGGCGACGACCTTGGTGTCGGTCTCGGTGACCATGGGGTTCTCCTTGCGAAAGGGCGGATCGTCTCGGCGACGGTCCACGCGGTGGCGGGCGGCTGCGGCCCGGGGTAATGGGGTCTGTTTCGACTCGAACGCCTGCGCGTGAGGAAAGCCGGAGCCCGCATCACCGCGTCGATCACGGATGCCGCACGCAGACCTTGCGGTCGGTGCGAGGCATCCCTCGCCGAAGTTCAATCGCCCAGTCTACCAGCGTGGCCCCGCGCGCCGCACCGCTACGATGAAGAGACCCGCTTCTGCTCCCGGAGGACCCCATGCTCGACAGCCAGACCGCCTCGGCACTGCTCCTCGCGGTGATCGGACTCATCTCCGCCGCCGGCCTGGTCGGCACGGTCCTCGCCTTCTGGTCCCTCGGCCGCGCGAGCTACCGCAAGGACTGACGCTTCGTCACGGAGCCGTGACGCCGACCGCGCAGACTCTAGGCTGGGTGTCATCCCCTGGCGCGAATCATGAGGAGTGCGTGTGTCTGAATCTGTTGCCAACATCGGCGTCGTCGGTCTGGCCGTGATGGGCTCGAACCTCGCCCGCAACCTCGCCTCGCGCGAGGGCAACACGGTGGCGATCTTCAACCGCAGTCACGACAAGACCGATCACCTCGTGCAGGCCCACCCCGAGGCCGGGTTCGTCCCGGCCGCGACCTACGAGGAGTTCGCCGCATCGCTCACCAAGCCGCGGACGGCGATCATCATGGTCAAGGCGGGCGCCGGGACGGATGCCGTGATCGACGCGCTCGTGGACGTGTTCGAGCCGGGCGACATCATCGTCGACGGCGGCAACGCCCTGTTCACCGACACGATCCGGCGCGAGAAGGCGGTCCGCGAGACCGGCATCAACTTCGTCGGCGCGGGGATCTCCGGCGGCGAAGAGGGAGCCCTCCTCGGCCCGTCGATCATGCCCGGCGGCTCGGACGAGTCGTGGGTGACGCTGGGCCCGATTCTGAAGAGCATCGCCGCGGTCGCCGAGGGTGAGCCGTGCGTCACGCACGTCGGGCACGACGGCGCCGGCCATTTCGTGAAGATGGTGCACAACGGCATCGAGTACGCCGACATGCAGCTGATCGCCGAGGCGTACGACCTGATCCGCCGCGGCACCGGCAAGACCCCCGCCGAGATCGCGGACGTGTTCGCCGAGTGGAACCGCGGCGAACTGGAGTCGTACCTGATCGAGATCACCGCCGAGGTCCTGCGTCAGGTGGACGCCGAGACCGGCAAGCCGCTCGTGGACGTGATCCTCGACCAGGCCGGCGCGAAGGGCACCGGCGCGTGGACCGTGCAGACCGCGCTGAACCTGGGCGTGCCGGTCTCCGGGATCGCCGAGGCCGTCTTCGCCCGGTCGCTGTCCTCCCACCCCGAGCAGCGCGAAGTCTCCGGAGACCTCCCCGGACCGGTCGAAGGACTCACGGTCACCGACCCGGATGCGTTCATCGAAGACGTCCGGCTCGCGCTGTACGCCTCGAAGATCGTCGCCTACTCGCAGGGGTTCGACGAGATCCGCGCGGGCGCGGCGGAGTACGACTGGAACATCGACCTCGGTGCCGTCTCGAAGATCTGGCGCGGCGGGTGCATCATCCGCGCCCAGTTCCTCAACCGCATCGCCGATGCGTATGGTCAGACGCCGGACCTGCCCGTCCTGCTCACGGCCCCGTACTTCGTCGAGGCCCTCGGCCGCGCCCAGGGTTCGTGGCGCCGCATCGTCCAGACCGCCGCGGGAGCCGGCATCCCCGCCCCCGCGTTCTCATCCTCACTGTCGTACTACGACGGCCTGCGCGCCGAGCGCCTCCCCGCCGCGCTCGTGCAGGGGCAGCGCGACTTCTTCGGCGCGCACACCTACAAGCGCATCGACAAGCCCGGCACCTTCCACACGCTCTGGTCGGGCGACCGCACCGAGATCGAAGCCGAAGACACCCACTGACCGGGTGATCATCGACGTGCTGCTCGCCGACGTCAGGCGGGCAGCACGTTGTGGTTTCGGCGGAAGAGGTTCTGCGGATCCCACTCGCGCTTGACGGCGGCAAGCCGGGCCATCGTCGGCGGAGGGAACACCTTCGCCGCGAGGGCGGCATCCGTGGACGTCGTGAAGTTGCCGTAGAACCCGCAGCCGAGGGCGTCGAGACGCTCCTCCAGGCGCAGCGCGTCCGCGCGACCGGCGACGTCGAGCACTCCGGGGAGGTCGAAAGCCCCGGCCATCGCGAACCACGTCGCGTCGCGTGCCGGGAACGGCGTGTCCTCCTGGGCGACGTCCGCGTACGCGCCACCGAGCGAGCGCAGGAGCAGGACGGACGCGGGATGCCGCTCGCGGAAGGACACGAGCTCGTCGACGGCCTCGTCACCGAGCTCTGCGAGCAGCGCGTTGCCGCCGGCGAAGCCCGGCGGCGGAGCGCTCGGATCCGCGGCGGGCATATCGAGCAGGATGTCGGGATAGCGCGCCACAGCGAGGCTGTCGAAGACGAGGTCGTCGCGGGCGAGAAGCGGCGCGAGCGCGTCGCGCGCCGCTTCCTCGTCGGGCTCTGCCCACACCGCGGTGATGCCCGCGCCCGCGGGTGCGCTCGGGTCCATCGGGGGCACGTCCATGTAGGTCACCGTCAGCTCGCGGGGCGCATCGCGCATGAGTTCACGCACAGCGCGGAGGGCCGCGCGCTTGTCGCCCACGACCCGGCAGGCGGCGAAGACCACGGCGTCCAACGCGTGGGCGCGGAAGTCGAACCGGGTCACGACGCCGAAGTTGCCTCCCCCACCGCGGAGCGCCCACATCAGCTCGGGGTGCGTCTGCGCCGTCACCTCGACCACGTCTCCCGACGCCGCCACCACCTGGGCGCCGACCAGCTGGTCGGCCGCGAGACCCCACGCGCGCACCATCCATCCGATGCCGCCGCCGAGCGTGAGCCCACCGACGCCGACCGACGCGGTGTCGCCGGAGCTGATCCCGAGACCGCGCCCGGCCAGGATGTCGGCCACTGCCCCCCACGTGGCTCCGCCGCCGATCCGCACCAAGTCTCCGACGACCTCGACCGTGCGCAGCCCCGATACGTCGAGGGTCAGCCCGCCGGGGACCGTGCCCCACGCGCTGTGTCCCCCGCCGATCACCGTGATCGGGACCTGCCGAAGGGAGGCCCACCGGACCGCCGTCACCACGTCTTCCACGGATCGGGCCTGCACGATCGCGTCCGGGTCGCCGCTGCCCGCGTGGAAGTGCCGAGCACCTTCCCACGCCTCGTCTGCGCGCGTGATCATTCGCGCCGAGGCCTCTGAACCCATCTCGTCCACCCGCATCGCCCAGAGGCTACTCGCGGGCAGGGACACGCGGAAGGGGTGGCTCGGGTCAGAGCCATCCCTTGCGCTTGAACACCTTGTACAGCGTGAAGCTCGTCGTCGCCATGAGCGCCAACGCCATCGGATACCCGAAAGTCCAGTGCAGCTCGGGCATGTAGTCGAAGTTCATTCCGTAGATCGTGCCCACGAGCGTCGGGGCGAACAGGATCGCGGCCCAGCCGGACACCTTCTTCACCTGCTCGTTCTGGGTGAGGCTGAACTCCGTCATCTCCGCCATCGCGTCGTTCTGCCGCTGTGTCACCAGAGTGGAGTGCAGCAGGAGGGCGTTCTCGAGGATCGTGCGGAAGCTGGCGGAGCGCTCCACGATCCGGATCGCGTGGTCGTGCACGTCGCGGAACGCGCGCTTGACCTCGAGGTCCACCCCGAAGCTCTCGGCATCCACTTGAAGACGCTCGAGGATCGGCACGAGCGGGCCCACCGCACGCTGGAAGTCGATCACCTCGCGCGTCAGGCCGAAGATGCGCCGAGCGACTGCCGGATCGTTCGCGAAGAGCTGGTTCTCGATCTCGTCGATGTCGTTCTCCAGGCCCACCACGACCGGCTCGTACTCGTCGACGACTTCGTCGATGATGCCGTACAGCACTGCCATCGGCCCGCGCTCGAGCAGTTCCGGTTCCGCCTCCAGACGGTGGCGCACACGAGCCAGATCCGGAGATTCGGCGTGGCGGACCGTCACGACGTAATCCTGCCCGGCGAAGATGTGCACCTCGCCGAACTCGACCTCCTCCGCCGCGTCGCGATAGCGCGCGGGCCGGAGCACCAGGAAGACGGCGTCCCCGTACCTGTCGAGCTTGGGTCGCTGGTGTCCGGTCAGCGCGTCCTCGACGGCGAGCGGGTGCAACGCGAACTCGTCTGCGATCTCGCGCAGCTCGGGTTCGTCCGGCCGATAGAGACCGATCCACGCCATGCCGTGGCGCTCGTTCATCTCCTCGAAAGTCTGGTCCAGCGACGACGGATCGGACGTGCGGTGCCCACCCACATAGATGGCGTTGTCCACGACGGTCATTTCACTCCCGCGGACACTCTACGTCGCGAGCGCGGCGAGATCGGGCACGATGGCACCATGACCCACCAACGCATCCTGTACATCGGCGGAACCGGCACGATCAGCGCGGCGAGCGTACGACGCTCGGTCGCCCTGGGCCATGACGTGACAGTGCTGAACCGCGGCTCGGGCCGCCGCCCGCTGCCCGAGGGGGTTCACGAGCTGACCGCAGACGTGCACGACGCGCGAGCCGTGTCGGCGGCCATCGGGAGCCGCGAGTTCGACGTCGTCGCCCAGTTCCTCGCGTTCACCCCGGAGCATGTGCGCGCCGACCTCGAGAGGTTCGAGGGGCGCTGCGGGCAGTACGTGTTCATCAGTTCGGCCTCGGCGTACCAGAAGCCGCCTCAGCGCCTGCCGATCACGGAGTCGACACCGCTGCGCAACCCGTTCTGGCAGTACTCGCGGGACAAGATCGCGTGCGAGGACGTACTCGTCGACGCGTACCGCGAGCGCGGCATCCCGACCACGATCGTCCGCCCGTCGCACACGTACGACGAACGGCTGATCCCGACGATGGGGCACTGGACGGACATCGCGCGCCTGCGCGCCGGCCGACCGGTGATCGTCCACGGCGACGGCACGAGCCTGTGGACCCTCACCCACAGCGACGACTTCGCGGTCGCCTTCACGGGACTCCTCGGCAATCCGGCGGCGATCGGTGAGGCGTTCACGATCACCGGTTCGCACGCCCCGACGTGGAACCAGATCTACGGCTGGCTCGCGGATGCCGCCGGTGTGAAGGCTCCGGATCTCGTGCACGTCTCGTCCGAGGCGATCGCCGCGTTCGCGCCCGCCCTCGGCCCGACCCTGCTCGGCGACAAGGCCCACTCTGCCGTCTTCGACAATGCGAAGGTCACCGCGCTCGTCCCGGAGTTCCGCACGACGATCACCTTCGACGAGGGCGCCCGGCGGATCGTCGAGTACTACGACGCGCATCCAGCCGAGCAGCGCGTCGACGCGGACCTGGACGGCGCGTTCGACCGGATGGCGGCGTACGCGCGCAGCGCGGGCTGAGCCGACGGACGTGTCACGAGCGGCCGCCTCGCATGCGCGGCGGCGAGCGTTGTGACAGCTCGGCGGGCGCTCAGCGGGTGATCTCGTGCACGGTGCCCTTCTCCAGGCGCAGCCGCCGTCCCGCGCGGCGCGCAACGGCGGAATCGTGCGTCACGACGATGAGCGTCAGGCCCTCCGCGTTCAGGGTCTGCAGCACCGCGAGGATCTCGTCGCGCATGCTCTCGTCGAGGTTGCCCGTCGGCTCGTCCGCGAGCAGCACGCGCGGGCGCTTGACGATCGCTCGGGCGATCGCGACGCGCTGCTGCTGACCGCCGGAGAGCTCGGTCGGCCGGTGATCGGCGCGATCCGCGAGCCCCACGTGGGCGAGGGCCTCCGCGACGCGGCGCGTGCGTTCGGACTTCTCCAGACCCAGCGGCTCCAGCGCCATGTCGACGTTCTCCTGCGCGGTGAGCGTCGGGATCAGGTTGAAACCCTGGAACACGAAGCCGATCTCGTGGGCGCGCAGGCGTCCGAGTTCGCTGCGCGTCGCCGTCGCGATATCGGAGCCGGCGAGGACGACGCTGCCGGCCGTGGGCCGGTCGAGCGCTCCGAGGATCTGCAGGAGCGTGGACTTGCCGCCGCCGGTGGGGCCCTGGATCGCGACGAAGTCCCCCTCGCGGATCTCCAGGTCCACCCCGGCGAGCGCCGTGACGACACGACCGCGCTGCGGATAGGTGCGCGTCACGGACTGCAGACGGTAGAGCGGGGCGGATGCCGGGTCCGGCGTCCGCGGGACGTTCTGCGTGTCGAGCATGGTCATGGTCTCTCCGATCGGTTCTGAGGATTCGTGGGCAGGGTGGGCGGACGGGGTGGACATGGCAGGTGTCACCCGACCGACCGGAGGGCCTCGGCCGGGCTGAGGCGGGCCGCCCTCCATCCGCCGAAGGCGCCGGCGACCAGACCGCCGAGGACGGAGATGCCGACGGCCGCGACCACGACCCACAGGGTGAGCGGTGCGCTCAGCACGACATCAGCCGTGGTCGTCTGCGCGGCCAGACCGCCGAAGCCGCCGCCCGGTCCGGCGCCCATTCCCCCACTTGTGCCGCCGACGTCGACGGCCGACGGAGCCGTGGAGATCGTCGGCGCGATCATGTTGACGGCCCAGATCCCGACGAGACCGAGCGCCAAGCCCGCCGCGCCGCCGATGAGCCCCTGTACGACCGACTCGCCGGCCACCTGGCGCACGACACGGCCGTCGGACCACCCGATCGCCTTCAGCGTTCCGAACTCGCGGGTGCGGCGCGAGACCCCCGAGATCGTGAAGAGCACGGCGAGGCCGAGTGCGACGACGAGGACGACGAGCGACAGCCACGTGCCGAGGTTGGTGATGAGGCTCGACGCGCTGGAGAGCGATCCGGAGACCGTCGAGGCGAGGTCGGACTGCGAGCTGACCGTGGCGTCCGGCAGGGCCGCCTCCACGTCCGCCTGCACGGCGGTGATCGCGTCGGCCGAAGCGGCCTGGACGTACACGGTGGAGACGACGTCGTCGACTCCGGCGATCGTCTGCGCGACGTCCAGGGGGATGTAGACGTTCGCCGCGGTGTCGGCCTCGCTCGAGGTCGAGGTCACGAGGCCGACGACTTCGACGTCGGTTCCTCCCACGTCGATCGTGTCGCCGACGGCGATGTCGCTCGTGGCGGCATACGTCGCGTCCAGGACAGCGACGTTCCGGCCGGCGTCGCCGGCCTCCAGGCCGCGCCCTTCGGTGACGCTCGCCGCAGACAGCGGGCCGACCGCCGTGGCGCCCGGGTCGATGCCGAGCACCGAGAACGCGTCGA is a window from the Microbacterium lacus genome containing:
- a CDS encoding 50S ribosomal protein L25/general stress protein Ctc, whose translation is MVTETDTKVVAETRENFGKGFARRLRAAGKIPAVIYGHGTTPVHVALPGHQVALLIRRANAVLELELDGTQQLTLVKDVQKDPVHQIIEHIDLLVVKKGEKIQVDVPVTVIGEPAAGTVATQDANTVLLEVEATHIPERIELDVEGLEDGTHVTAADLVLPKGAALVVDADTLIVAVAVPVDTLEAEAEIAEADAEIAAEQSEEAQESKGEESE
- the gndA gene encoding NADP-dependent phosphogluconate dehydrogenase — protein: MSESVANIGVVGLAVMGSNLARNLASREGNTVAIFNRSHDKTDHLVQAHPEAGFVPAATYEEFAASLTKPRTAIIMVKAGAGTDAVIDALVDVFEPGDIIVDGGNALFTDTIRREKAVRETGINFVGAGISGGEEGALLGPSIMPGGSDESWVTLGPILKSIAAVAEGEPCVTHVGHDGAGHFVKMVHNGIEYADMQLIAEAYDLIRRGTGKTPAEIADVFAEWNRGELESYLIEITAEVLRQVDAETGKPLVDVILDQAGAKGTGAWTVQTALNLGVPVSGIAEAVFARSLSSHPEQREVSGDLPGPVEGLTVTDPDAFIEDVRLALYASKIVAYSQGFDEIRAGAAEYDWNIDLGAVSKIWRGGCIIRAQFLNRIADAYGQTPDLPVLLTAPYFVEALGRAQGSWRRIVQTAAGAGIPAPAFSSSLSYYDGLRAERLPAALVQGQRDFFGAHTYKRIDKPGTFHTLWSGDRTEIEAEDTH
- a CDS encoding FAD-binding oxidoreductase; this translates as MRVDEMGSEASARMITRADEAWEGARHFHAGSGDPDAIVQARSVEDVVTAVRWASLRQVPITVIGGGHSAWGTVPGGLTLDVSGLRTVEVVGDLVRIGGGATWGAVADILAGRGLGISSGDTASVGVGGLTLGGGIGWMVRAWGLAADQLVGAQVVAASGDVVEVTAQTHPELMWALRGGGGNFGVVTRFDFRAHALDAVVFAACRVVGDKRAALRAVRELMRDAPRELTVTYMDVPPMDPSAPAGAGITAVWAEPDEEAARDALAPLLARDDLVFDSLAVARYPDILLDMPAADPSAPPPGFAGGNALLAELGDEAVDELVSFRERHPASVLLLRSLGGAYADVAQEDTPFPARDATWFAMAGAFDLPGVLDVAGRADALRLEERLDALGCGFYGNFTTSTDAALAAKVFPPPTMARLAAVKREWDPQNLFRRNHNVLPA
- the corA gene encoding magnesium/cobalt transporter CorA, producing MTVVDNAIYVGGHRTSDPSSLDQTFEEMNERHGMAWIGLYRPDEPELREIADEFALHPLAVEDALTGHQRPKLDRYGDAVFLVLRPARYRDAAEEVEFGEVHIFAGQDYVVTVRHAESPDLARVRHRLEAEPELLERGPMAVLYGIIDEVVDEYEPVVVGLENDIDEIENQLFANDPAVARRIFGLTREVIDFQRAVGPLVPILERLQVDAESFGVDLEVKRAFRDVHDHAIRIVERSASFRTILENALLLHSTLVTQRQNDAMAEMTEFSLTQNEQVKKVSGWAAILFAPTLVGTIYGMNFDYMPELHWTFGYPMALALMATTSFTLYKVFKRKGWL
- a CDS encoding SDR family oxidoreductase — protein: MTHQRILYIGGTGTISAASVRRSVALGHDVTVLNRGSGRRPLPEGVHELTADVHDARAVSAAIGSREFDVVAQFLAFTPEHVRADLERFEGRCGQYVFISSASAYQKPPQRLPITESTPLRNPFWQYSRDKIACEDVLVDAYRERGIPTTIVRPSHTYDERLIPTMGHWTDIARLRAGRPVIVHGDGTSLWTLTHSDDFAVAFTGLLGNPAAIGEAFTITGSHAPTWNQIYGWLADAAGVKAPDLVHVSSEAIAAFAPALGPTLLGDKAHSAVFDNAKVTALVPEFRTTITFDEGARRIVEYYDAHPAEQRVDADLDGAFDRMAAYARSAG
- a CDS encoding ABC transporter ATP-binding protein, which gives rise to MTMLDTQNVPRTPDPASAPLYRLQSVTRTYPQRGRVVTALAGVDLEIREGDFVAIQGPTGGGKSTLLQILGALDRPTAGSVVLAGSDIATATRSELGRLRAHEIGFVFQGFNLIPTLTAQENVDMALEPLGLEKSERTRRVAEALAHVGLADRADHRPTELSGGQQQRVAIARAIVKRPRVLLADEPTGNLDESMRDEILAVLQTLNAEGLTLIVVTHDSAVARRAGRRLRLEKGTVHEITR
- a CDS encoding ABC transporter permease; translation: MYWTYLRRELFGRKKQTIIVAIGMAIAIALVIIVNSLAAGVRDAQAQALESVYGVGTDLTVTGAAAEPGEGRGGPRFEFGEDDGATSDGTTTLSQSRLMADPMRGTLDASTVQTITGIDGVAAATGALTLTNTTFSGELPERPADGAAPDDATVPQDGTAPEGQGGAAQGGGFGGGNFDVDAFSVLGIDPGATAVGPLSAASVTEGRGLEAGDAGRNVAVLDATYAATSDIAVGDTIDVGGTDVEVVGLVTSTSSEADTAANVYIPLDVAQTIAGVDDVVSTVYVQAASADAITAVQADVEAALPDATVSSQSDLASTVSGSLSSASSLITNLGTWLSLVVLVVALGLAVLFTISGVSRRTREFGTLKAIGWSDGRVVRQVAGESVVQGLIGGAAGLALGLVGIWAVNMIAPTISTAPSAVDVGGTSGGMGAGPGGGFGGLAAQTTTADVVLSAPLTLWVVVAAVGISVLGGLVAGAFGGWRAARLSPAEALRSVG